From one Rhodothermales bacterium genomic stretch:
- a CDS encoding TPM domain-containing protein produces the protein MRSIGGLFVVALIAGLSAPWHAVGQSLQVIPPSGRWVTDQGAFLSAAEERSLSMRLATYADTTSTQIIIVTLQTLNGVPVSEYAVALGRAWRVGQAGYNNGVVILASRDDRQMFIATGYGLEGAIPDAVASRIYRNILVPNFRQGRFYDGLSQAVDALVLAAAGEFDAVPVDRDGRGLNVALVVVLLILIVFIIIALRDARRDNDGNGFEPPRRRSRYSEPPVIIWGGHGSGRRGGGMSGGGFGGFGGGGFGGFGGGGGSFGGGGAGGGW, from the coding sequence GTGAGATCGATTGGCGGCCTGTTCGTGGTCGCGCTGATTGCCGGGCTGTCTGCTCCCTGGCACGCAGTCGGCCAGTCGCTACAGGTCATCCCTCCGAGCGGGCGGTGGGTTACGGATCAGGGGGCGTTTCTGTCGGCTGCGGAAGAGCGGTCGCTGAGTATGCGGCTCGCGACATACGCCGACACAACGTCTACGCAGATCATTATCGTCACTCTGCAGACGCTGAATGGCGTGCCGGTTTCGGAGTATGCCGTCGCGCTCGGACGGGCGTGGCGTGTTGGCCAGGCGGGGTACAACAACGGCGTCGTCATTCTGGCGTCGAGAGACGATCGACAGATGTTCATTGCGACGGGGTACGGCCTCGAGGGCGCGATTCCCGATGCCGTGGCGAGTCGTATCTATCGAAACATTCTGGTACCGAATTTCCGTCAGGGCCGGTTCTATGACGGCCTGTCGCAGGCGGTCGACGCGCTCGTGCTGGCAGCGGCCGGCGAGTTCGACGCGGTGCCGGTTGACCGGGACGGCCGCGGCCTCAACGTCGCCCTGGTGGTCGTGTTGCTGATCCTGATCGTCTTCATCATCATTGCGCTGCGCGACGCGCGACGGGACAATGATGGCAACGGGTTTGAGCCGCCGAGGCGGAGAAGCCGGTACAGTGAGCCGCCGGTCATCATCTGGGGAGGTCATGGTTCCGGTCGCAGGGGCGGCGGGATGTCCGGAGGAGGCTTTGGCGGTTTCGGAGGCGGTGGCTTCGGCGGATTCGGAGGGGGCGGAGGCAGCTTTGGCGGTGGTGGCGCCGGTGGTGGCTGGTAA
- a CDS encoding LemA family protein produces MRSKGTITLVIIVILVGFAGCASCGTYNGLVTLDEGVERSWADVETQYQRRADLIPNLVNTVKGAANFERETLESVTSARARATSITITADDLDNPEKMEQYMAAQQQLGQSLGRLLAVAENYPQLRATEAFRDLQAQLEGTENRITVARRDYNGSVQSFNTAVRRFPANLLAGVFGFDRRTPFEAEAGAQNAPEVNFDS; encoded by the coding sequence ATGCGAAGTAAGGGCACGATCACGCTTGTGATCATCGTCATTCTTGTTGGTTTTGCGGGTTGTGCCAGCTGCGGCACGTACAACGGGCTCGTTACGCTCGACGAGGGCGTAGAGCGTTCGTGGGCGGATGTCGAGACGCAGTACCAGCGACGTGCCGATCTCATTCCCAATCTTGTCAATACCGTGAAGGGCGCGGCGAATTTTGAGCGCGAGACTCTTGAGTCTGTTACGTCCGCAAGAGCGCGCGCCACTTCCATCACCATCACCGCGGACGATCTGGACAATCCGGAGAAGATGGAGCAGTACATGGCCGCTCAGCAGCAGCTCGGGCAGTCACTGGGACGTTTGCTTGCCGTCGCCGAAAACTATCCCCAGCTTCGTGCCACGGAGGCGTTTCGGGATCTGCAGGCTCAGCTTGAGGGAACGGAGAATCGTATCACCGTCGCCAGACGCGATTACAACGGTTCCGTGCAGAGCTTCAACACCGCCGTCAGGCGATTTCCGGCGAATCTTCTTGCCGGCGTGTTTGGCTTTGACCGCCGGACGCCGTTTGAGGCCGAGGCAGGAGCGCAAAATGCCCCCGAAGTTAATTTCGACTCGTGA